CAAACAGGCGATCCCCCTGGTAAAGATCAAGGATTTATCGACCCCAATACGGGTAAGTACCGCGCCGTTCCTTTAGAAATTCTAGTCAAAGGCGATTCGGAACCTACATACGGCGTAACATTAGAGCAAGCCGGTCGTTACACTGACGAACCAGTATTGCCCTTTTCTGCCTACGGTGCAGTCGCAATGGCAAGACCGGAATTTGAGCCTGACGGTGGTTCTTCCCAATTTTTCTTCTTTTTGTTTGAGCCAGAACTAACTCCAGCCGGACGTAACTTACTAGACGGGCGCTACTCTGTCTTTGGTTATGTCACCGAGGGTAAAGAAGTCCTAGAAAAGCTGAAAGCAGGTGACAAAATCGAATCAGCTAAAGTCATCCAGGGTGCAGACAAATTAGTTCAACCCCAAGTAGCATAACTAGGGAGTAGGGATTTGTAGGGGCGGGTTTAACAGATATGCCTAAAGACAAACAAAAAATTCAGCTAAACCCGCCCGCAGAAGAGCCAGTGGAAAAGAGGGCTGAGGGGGCTGAGGGAGCTGAGGGAGCTGAGGAAGCCCAAGGAGCCCAGGGAGCTGAGGGAGAAAAAACACTTACCACGTACCACGACGCGGCTCCAATGCGGAGGAAACCTCCGCTTCCGCCCGCTTCACCACGCACCGCTCTTTCCCGACTCCCGACTCCCGACTCCCGTACGGGCGGGTTTGGCAACCCGCCCCTACCGACTCCCGACTCCCGACTCCCGACTTCCCACAAACTATCAACCCAAATCGAAGCAATTCTTTACTTAAAAGGCAAACCGCTATCAGTCGCAGAAATTGCCGAATACGCCCAGTGCGATCGCCCTACGGCTGAAGAAGGACTGATCGAACTGATTGAAGACTACGCCCGTCGCGACAGCGCCTTAGAGGTTGTCGAAACACCTACAGGTTACAGCCTGCAACTGCGCTCTGGTTTTCAAAACTTGGTACAGAGGTTAATTCCTCTCGAACTTGGAGTCGGGGCTTTACGCACGTTAGCAGCGATCGCCCTTCACAGCCCAATTGCTCAAAATCAACTCGTCGAGCTGCGCGGCTCTAGTGCTTACCAACACGTTCAAGAATTGGTAGAACAAGGATTCGTCCGCAAACGCCGCCAGTCAGATTCTCGCTCCTCCCTACTTCAATTAACCGAAAAATTTCATCAATACTTCCAAGTCGAACAACTACCGCAACTTCTGGGGCAGGAACGCAAGCAATCTAAGTATCAGCAGCTAGAGTTGGCTGACGATTTAGAAGATAGCTGAGGGGATTGAAAGTAATTTATCTCGTTGAGCAAACATCAGGACTAGGGCAAATATCTCTTTTCTCTAGCTTGTTTCAGGTAAAATCGCTCGATTCTGCGGTTGTTAATCTCATTTTGCCGATTGTTACTAGTTTTTTACTATCTTGCTCTATTCTGAGGACGTAAACTCTCTATTCGATCCTCAAAACATCTGATACAATTTATTTAATGAATCAGTAAAAAAAATTAATATTTTAGTCCGCAAGGTTTGCCTGCAACAGGTCTAGCTCTAGCTGAGAAAACACCGAAACGCGAGTGTTGGATCTAGAGATCGGGATTAGTTGACGTACCAAAAATGGTTCTAGCTCTTACCCAGGCAGGAAAGTTTGACCGAGCGGTAAAGCAAACCGCATTCCCAGCGCAGGTAAAGAAAATGAGTTGCCATAGCGTGAAAGCTACAATAGCTAAATGTTAGCACTTAGTTATTAGTTTTTAGTATAGAAAAATCCTCAATCCCATAGATTCGATACTACAGCAACAAGACACTGCTTATGACCTTTAATCCTGACTTTTTGAGCGATCGCGAAGAAACGCAAGCTAACTCATTGTTGAAATATCTCCAACAGCAATCGCCGGAAATTCTAGCCCGCGTTGCTAAGTCTGTCAGCCCAGACATTCAACAAATCATCTCCCAAAACGTCCAAGGGCTGGTAGGAATGTTACCTTCAGAGCAATTCAACGTGAAAATCGTGACCGATCGCGAGAATCTAGCAGGAATTTTAGCATCAGCCATGATGACAGGATATTTTCTGCGGCAAATGGAACAAAGAATGCAGCTAGAAAATTTAGCTGATGCCGCTACCTCGCCTCAAGAGTCTAATGGTGGAGATTAAGCGCTGATAGCCTAACTGAGTTCGTCGGCGGGATAAGCGCCTGGTTTGACATGAAAAGTCTGAATCGCACCCTGGCGATTGACTTCTAGTGTCAAAGTTGTTCCCAAGGTCGTTGATTCCACCTGTTCTTGAACTTGTAACGATTTAGCTACCGTCTTGCCGTTGATTTTTTGAATCACGTCTCCCGCCCGCAGCCCAGCTTGAGCCGCCGGAGATTTAGCGATCGCGCGCACGATGAGTACGCCAGAATCGATTTCAACCTTTAAATCGGTTTCCTGAGCGATTTCAGTTTTTGATGCGGGGGTTAAATCGATCATTTGAATCCCCAAAAAAGGATGGCTAATGCGTCCTTTGCTAAATAACTGATTGGCAACGCGGGCAGCAGTTTCAATGGGAATGGCAAAACCGAGTCCTTGAGCATCGGTACGAATTGCCGTGTTGACACCCACGATCTCCCCTTCAGTATTTAATAAGGGTCCGCCAGAATTACCAGGATTGATTGCCGCATCAGTTTGAATAAATGTAACGCGCTTATCCGGTACGCCAACTTGGGCGCTCGTGCGGTCGGTAGCGCTGATAATGCCAATCGTGACGGTGTTATCCAAGCCTAAAGGATTGCCGATCGCGATCGCCCACTGCCCGGGAATTAAATTTTTTGAGTTACCGAGCTTGACTCGCGGCAAATTACGAGCGTTAATTTTGACAACAGCAACATCCGTGACCGGATCGACACCGACAACTTTGCCCTCAAATGTGCGACCGTCTTTCAACGTGACTTGAACCGTTCTTGCCTCGGAGACGACATGGGCATTGGTCAATAACCGACCGTCAGGACTGAGAATAAATCCAGAACCAGTCCCGCGTTCGATTCTTTCGTCGGGGATCGGTTTCTGTCCGCCAAAAAAGCGGCGGAATAGAGGATTGTTAAATGCTTCGGGTAATTGATTGGCAACTTTACGGGTCGCATTAATTCTCACGACAGCTGGTCCCACTTGCTGGACGGCAGTAGCGATAAAATTGCGATCGCTTGCGACTGCTAATCCTCCCACTGACGGTGTTTGTCCTCCTGAAGTAGTTGGTGGTACGGCAACAGAAATCGTGTTTGGTTGGGGAGAGAAGTGCAAATCGACATAGCGACTGCCCCAAAAACCAGCACTGCCACCCAAGACAAGTAAAGTAGAAGAGAAAGCCAGTGTTTTTAACGACAAACCCATAAATTTTGCGCCTATAGCCAGAAACGTAGATGCTAATTACTAAGTGCGATCGAGCAATAGCCTTACACGCCTTCCACCTTAAGATTTCGTGCTGGAGGCTACTCCTACTAGCAACACTTTTAGAATGTGTTATTCCAATAATGGCTCAAGCCAATCCGAACGGCACTAGTCAGACGACAACTTGTCCCCCAGCTGCTTTATCTCGCCTAATTCGCCATTCAGTCAAACCAGGCGATACTTTAGACAGCATAGCTCGACAATACAATCTTATTCCAGCTACTCTGATCGGAATGAATCCCATTTTGCAAAGTCGTAATCTGCCAAAGGGAAAGTTGCCAGTTGGCAGTAAGATAGTTATTCCTCCCTATAACGGCATCAAAGTCAATGCCACGCCAGGAGAAACATGGCAGCAGCTAGCCGAAAGGTATCAAGTTCGTTCTGATGTCTTGTTTGAAGCCAACGGCTGTCAACCAGTTGCCAAAGAGGTTTTCGTTCCTGGGGTGAACTGGTCGCCCCAGCCGCCTTCTAATACTGCCAAAGGGATTCTAACAGAGTATCCTTTGCCAAAAGCAGCGACAGTAGCTTTGGCTTATGGCTGGCAGTTGAATGCCAGTACGGGAAAAGTTTTCTTTCACAGTGGTTTAGACTTAGAAGCTGCTGTTGGAACCCCCGTGAAAGCAGTAGGGGCGGGAACTGTGGCTTTTGCTGGCGAACAAGGGGCTTATGGCAATTTAGTCGTCATTAACCACCAAGAGGGTAAACAAAGCCGTTACGCTCAACTGAGAGATCTAAAAGTTAAAGCTGGTCAAACTGTAAAATCGGGGCAGGTAATAGGGGCAGTAGGGACTACAGGTAGTCCTACATCTACTCAACCTCACCTACATTTTGAAATCCGCTACGCTTCTGATTTAGGCTGGGTAGCAGAAGATCCGACAGCGTATTTAAAGGTAGCAAAACGTTAAGTAAGTCAAAAGTCAAAAGTTAAAAGTTAAAACGAAACAAACTCAATAATTTTGCAGTGAAGGCGATCGGTTTATTTTTAATTTTGCGGTAATCTCAGAAATATTTAAGAAGCATTCCGACCAGCAATTTTGGTACTTTCTAGAACCTAACCAATACATTTTTATATGTTAAACGCTTTGAAGCGGTGGGATTCAGTTCTAACCCTAAAATAGAAACCGTAGCATATTCAAATGGCGATCGCGTTCAAAACTTTATTCTAATTCTGCACGCTACCGAGTGGGAGGGAAGTCTAGCTTGTTTGGATGGGGAATCGTTGGCATTAGATTTTTTTGATTTGAAGCATTTGCCTCCTTTAATGTTAACAGATATGCCCATATTCAAAAAATTTCAAGAATACAAGCGCAGTGGCAAATTTCAATTATTTTAAGCAATTTATTTTCCAACCGATCGCATGTGTTGTAGCACCTGGCGAACTGGATCTGCTGTCACTTTATCGGTAATCTCAACCGCACCAATTTGGGTAGGTAAAATAAACCTTACTTTCCCGTCTTTCACTTTTTTGTCAGTTTGCAAAGCATCTATAATTGCTTCAATATCTATCCCTGTTGGTAACTGTGTAGGCAAACCAGCTTTCTGAATCAATGCATCTTGACGAATAGCATCTTCAGAGGAAAGCATTCCTAGTGCTACAGCAATTTGAGCAGCGGCTACCATTCCTATCGCTACAGCTTCCCCGTGATTGACGACACGATAACCAGTCAAACTTTCTACAGCATGACCGATAGTATGA
This window of the Chroococcidiopsis thermalis PCC 7203 genome carries:
- the scpB gene encoding SMC-Scp complex subunit ScpB; amino-acid sequence: MEAILYLKGKPLSVAEIAEYAQCDRPTAEEGLIELIEDYARRDSALEVVETPTGYSLQLRSGFQNLVQRLIPLELGVGALRTLAAIALHSPIAQNQLVELRGSSAYQHVQELVEQGFVRKRRQSDSRSSLLQLTEKFHQYFQVEQLPQLLGQERKQSKYQQLELADDLEDS
- a CDS encoding DUF760 domain-containing protein; the protein is MTFNPDFLSDREETQANSLLKYLQQQSPEILARVAKSVSPDIQQIISQNVQGLVGMLPSEQFNVKIVTDRENLAGILASAMMTGYFLRQMEQRMQLENLADAATSPQESNGGD
- a CDS encoding HhoA/HhoB/HtrA family serine endopeptidase codes for the protein MGLSLKTLAFSSTLLVLGGSAGFWGSRYVDLHFSPQPNTISVAVPPTTSGGQTPSVGGLAVASDRNFIATAVQQVGPAVVRINATRKVANQLPEAFNNPLFRRFFGGQKPIPDERIERGTGSGFILSPDGRLLTNAHVVSEARTVQVTLKDGRTFEGKVVGVDPVTDVAVVKINARNLPRVKLGNSKNLIPGQWAIAIGNPLGLDNTVTIGIISATDRTSAQVGVPDKRVTFIQTDAAINPGNSGGPLLNTEGEIVGVNTAIRTDAQGLGFAIPIETAARVANQLFSKGRISHPFLGIQMIDLTPASKTEIAQETDLKVEIDSGVLIVRAIAKSPAAQAGLRAGDVIQKINGKTVAKSLQVQEQVESTTLGTTLTLEVNRQGAIQTFHVKPGAYPADELS
- a CDS encoding peptidoglycan DD-metalloendopeptidase family protein — encoded protein: MAQANPNGTSQTTTCPPAALSRLIRHSVKPGDTLDSIARQYNLIPATLIGMNPILQSRNLPKGKLPVGSKIVIPPYNGIKVNATPGETWQQLAERYQVRSDVLFEANGCQPVAKEVFVPGVNWSPQPPSNTAKGILTEYPLPKAATVALAYGWQLNASTGKVFFHSGLDLEAAVGTPVKAVGAGTVAFAGEQGAYGNLVVINHQEGKQSRYAQLRDLKVKAGQTVKSGQVIGAVGTTGSPTSTQPHLHFEIRYASDLGWVAEDPTAYLKVAKR